One region of Priestia megaterium genomic DNA includes:
- the nadE gene encoding ammonia-dependent NAD(+) synthetase yields the protein MSDMQEKIRKELHVKSEIDPAQEIRARVDFLKNYLKSANAKGFVLGISGGQDSSLAGRLAQIAVDELRKEEYEAKFVAVRLPHGTQHDEADAKASLEFIKPNETYTFNIKNTVEAFESSFTGSTDIALSDFHKGNVKARTRMIVQYAIGGENGLLVIGTDHAAEAVTGFFTKYGDGGADVLPLTGLTKRQGKALLKELGADKRLYEKVPTADLLDNSPGQSDETELGISYDELDDYLEGKEVSQEAVEKIEQRYRITEHKRQLPASMFDEWWK from the coding sequence ATGTCAGACATGCAAGAAAAAATAAGAAAAGAGCTACATGTGAAATCTGAAATTGATCCAGCACAAGAAATTCGTGCCCGCGTTGATTTTTTGAAAAACTACCTAAAGTCAGCAAATGCAAAAGGCTTTGTATTAGGTATAAGCGGAGGGCAGGACTCTAGTTTAGCTGGACGATTAGCGCAGATTGCTGTAGACGAATTGCGAAAAGAAGAATATGAAGCAAAATTTGTAGCCGTTCGCTTGCCTCATGGCACGCAGCATGATGAAGCGGATGCGAAGGCGTCACTAGAATTTATTAAACCTAATGAAACATATACATTTAATATTAAAAACACGGTGGAAGCATTTGAAAGTTCGTTTACAGGTTCTACAGATATAGCACTGTCTGATTTTCATAAAGGAAATGTCAAAGCACGTACGCGTATGATTGTACAGTATGCAATCGGAGGAGAAAACGGCCTTTTAGTTATCGGAACCGATCATGCAGCAGAAGCAGTAACAGGCTTTTTTACAAAATACGGAGATGGCGGAGCAGACGTGCTGCCTCTAACGGGATTAACAAAACGTCAAGGAAAAGCATTGCTAAAAGAATTAGGTGCAGATAAACGATTGTACGAAAAAGTACCAACCGCTGACTTATTAGATAATAGTCCTGGTCAATCTGATGAAACGGAACTAGGAATTTCTTATGATGAACTAGACGATTATTTGGAAGGAAAAGAAGTATCACAAGAAGCCGTTGAAAAAATTGAACAGCGCTATCGTATTACTGAACATAAGCGTCAGTTACCGGCTAGCATGTTTGATGAATGGTGGAAATGA
- a CDS encoding S1 domain-containing RNA-binding protein encodes MAVEVGSKVQGKVTGITNFGAFVELPGGQTGLVHISEVADSYVKDINDHLKVGQEIEVKVVNEKDGKIGLSIKKAIDKPERPSSSYSQRPPRQARNNDNRSKSNFQPKENFEQKMARFLKDSEDNLSTLKRSTESKRGGRGGRRG; translated from the coding sequence ATGGCAGTTGAAGTAGGTAGCAAGGTACAAGGTAAAGTAACAGGTATTACTAATTTTGGAGCATTTGTAGAATTACCTGGAGGTCAAACTGGGCTTGTACATATTAGTGAGGTAGCTGACAGCTATGTAAAAGACATTAATGACCATCTTAAAGTTGGTCAAGAAATTGAAGTGAAAGTCGTTAATGAGAAAGACGGAAAAATTGGATTATCGATTAAAAAAGCGATAGATAAACCGGAAAGACCCTCATCTTCTTATTCACAACGCCCGCCACGTCAGGCAAGAAATAATGATAATCGTTCTAAAAGCAACTTCCAACCAAAGGAAAACTTCGAACAAAAAATGGCGCGTTTCTTAAAAGATAGTGAAGATAATTTATCTACACTAAAACGCAGCACTGAATCAAAACGAGGTGGCAGAGGCGGAAGACGCGGATAA
- the nadD gene encoding nicotinate (nicotinamide) nucleotide adenylyltransferase — translation MSDTLAYFQQLNPDKKIDTLLEKGAKIGIYGSSFDPVTNVHLWTASTVAHRKKLDAIIFLPSSHKRTDKKLQTSDEHRVNMVSLAIKDNPKFLLDTYELDVLPGYHYTYYTMEHFKKLLPHADLFFIMGADLLQDIGEGKWKKADELISENQFIIMAREGIDMLKAISHSPLLRNYDDGRFQLLDKGLAMEISSTYIRQEFARGGEPRYLMPDLCYFYSKEHGLYQ, via the coding sequence ATGTCAGATACGCTTGCTTATTTTCAACAGCTAAACCCTGATAAGAAAATAGATACGCTTTTAGAAAAAGGAGCGAAAATTGGGATTTATGGTTCATCTTTTGATCCGGTTACCAACGTTCATCTTTGGACGGCATCAACGGTTGCGCATCGAAAGAAGTTAGATGCTATTATCTTCTTGCCTTCATCGCACAAACGGACAGATAAAAAGCTCCAAACGTCCGATGAACACCGTGTAAATATGGTTAGCTTAGCGATTAAAGACAACCCGAAATTTTTGCTCGATACGTATGAGCTAGACGTATTGCCCGGCTATCATTACACATACTACACTATGGAGCACTTTAAAAAATTGCTCCCACACGCTGACTTATTTTTTATTATGGGAGCCGACTTACTGCAAGATATTGGTGAGGGCAAGTGGAAGAAAGCAGATGAACTTATTAGTGAAAACCAGTTTATCATCATGGCAAGAGAGGGAATAGACATGTTGAAAGCTATTAGTCATTCTCCTTTGCTTCGAAATTATGACGACGGCCGGTTTCAGCTTCTTGATAAGGGGCTTGCAATGGAAATCAGCTCTACTTATATTCGTCAAGAATTTGCCAGGGGCGGAGAACCACGATATTTAATGCCTGATCTCTGTTATTTTTATAGTAAAGAACATGGTTTGTATCAGTAA